From the Ananas comosus cultivar F153 unplaced genomic scaffold, ASM154086v1, whole genome shotgun sequence genome, the window TATCTAATTAGCTTACACCAAGGCAGGTGTGGCTCAGTGAAGAgacgccaccaccatttagttaAAAGAGCGATGTTCATTGCGTCCACTTCTTTTACCCCCAGTCCACCTTCCTTCTTACTTTTACAAATTGTTTTCCAATTGACGAGGCATGCTTCCCCAGTAATTTTGAAGCAGCCTTTCCAGAAGAAGGCTCTACGTAGGGCATCAATTCTGAATAGCACCCATCGAGGCACTTTGAAGATTGATAGGTAGAAAAGCGGTAAGTTGGTTAGAACAGAGTTGATAAGAATAAATCTACCCCTTTGCGACAGATGCTTAGCTTTCCACCCATCGATTCGCGAGCCAATGCGATTGATGACGACTGACCAGTCTTCCTTGCAAAAGGACTTATTGTGGAGTGGCAGCCCCAGGTAACGAAAAGGTAGGTTGCCTACTTGACAATCTAAGATGCTAGCTAATCTATCACGCTTCGTTGGGTTGGTGCCTAGGTAAAATAATTCCGTTTTATTCTTATTGATCCGTAAACCGGAGACCCACTCAAAGATTTTCCAAACGAATAGGAGGTTTCGCATGTAGCGTTTTCGCGGTTCGCAGAAAAAGATTGTGTCGTCCGCATATTGTAGGAGTGTTGTTCGACAGTCTTCACCTGGACCGATTCCGTGCAACAAATTATTAGCCCTAGCAGCTTCGGTTAGTTTGGCCAGGCAGTCGGCTACAAGTAAGAAGAGGTAAGGAGATAGAGGATCGCCCTGTCTCAGGCATTTCCTTGTTTTTAACCACTTTGTCGGGTTATCATTCACTAGGATGGCTACTTTGGCATTGCAGATGCATTGTTCGATCCAGACCCACCATTTGTTACTAAAACCAAGCCAATGCAGGATCCTTTGTAGGAATGATCATTTGACATTATCGAATGCTTCTTCGAAGTCCACCTTAATGCTTACGCATTCCGTACGTGACTTATTGCACCAGTTGATTAGTTCACTGGCAGTGACAAAGGAGTCTGTCAGCTGTTGGTTTTTTATGAAGGCTGATTGCGAAGATGAGATGATAGTCGGTAGGACGCTTGGCCAGGACCTTAGAGATGATTTTCTGAATGCCATTAATAAGGCTTATTGGGCGGAAGTCGTTAAAACGTGCTCCTTCTTTTTTGGGGATTAGGCATACGTAGGAGTACTCAATCGGGCCAGAGAAAAGTTTGTCTTCCTGGAAGTCTAGAAAGATCTTAAATATGTCCTTCTTGACGGTCTCCCAGAAGAATTGGAAGAAGATAAGGGAGAAGCCATTTGGCCCCGGGACTTTGTCGCTACCAAGTTGAAAAGTTGCATTCTTGACTTCATCTAGAGTGAACGGGCTTGTTAGGGTATCCGGATTGAGCAGTTTGTTAGATTGAAATAGTCCGCTCCAATCTCCATGCGACGATCATGGCTCCTCTACACAACCAAAAAGATGTCTGAAAGTATGGAAGAAGTGGGCTCGTTTTTGTTGTTCGTTGTAGATTGGTCATCTTGATTCGTCTTCAATGACTTCGATCGCGTTGGTGTGTTTTCTTCCATTGGCTACCGCGTGAAAGAACTTAGTATTACTATCTCCTTCCTCAAGCCAAAATTGTTTGGACCTAGTATTCCATAAGATTTCTTCCTCCTGGAGAATGATCTGAAACTGAGCTTTTATGGCATCCCGTCTATCCCGGGACTCATGTGAAAGGGCGAAACGTTCTTCCAGTAGATCAATGTTTTGAAGTTCTTCCTGCAATAGCCTCTTAGTTGATGAAATGCTGTAGAAGTTTGTCTTGCGCCATTCCTTAATTCTGATTCTACAGTGCCTAAGCTTGGCCGATAGGGTGAGGATAGCCGATGTCTTGGGG encodes:
- the LOC109705399 gene encoding uncharacterized protein LOC109705399, with the translated sequence MQCRPSLAKLDRFLVSTDLDQTYPLSKVKALPRITSDHTPITLSTGIHPPTRRFRFERVWLSKEDFAANVPCWWNEVTPKTSAILTLSAKLRHCRIRIKEWRKTNFYSISSTKRLLQEELQNIDLLEERFALSHESRDRRDAIKAQFQIILQEEEILWNTRSKQFWLEEGDSNTKFFHAVANGRKHTNAIEVIEDESR